From Bacteroidota bacterium, the proteins below share one genomic window:
- a CDS encoding chorismate mutase, which translates to MNLKKEGLEKIRKEIDSIDEEIISLIAKRYEFVKSATDFKDSEKSVLATERQKEMNRKRKLIAKKHNLPIDLIESVYSKMIKYFTEKQMELWQKRK; encoded by the coding sequence ATGAATTTAAAAAAAGAAGGACTTGAAAAAATTCGAAAGGAAATTGATAGTATTGATGAAGAAATAATTTCATTGATTGCAAAAAGATATGAATTTGTAAAATCAGCAACAGACTTTAAAGATTCAGAAAAGAGTGTTTTGGCAACAGAACGGCAAAAAGAAATGAACCGAAAACGCAAGCTAATAGCAAAGAAACACAATTTACCTATTGACTTAATTGAAAGCGTTTATTCAAAAATGATAAAGTATTTTACTGAGAAACAAATGGAACTTTGGCAAAAAAGGAAATAG